The following proteins are co-located in the Macadamia integrifolia cultivar HAES 741 chromosome 3, SCU_Mint_v3, whole genome shotgun sequence genome:
- the LOC122074208 gene encoding uncharacterized protein LOC122074208 encodes MNSKGFVRDEMEGRPPDRGKQPLITEYLRPRTTLVPVGVGEGRPKEINGGHKERISDDLSNHRPAEKRSYSTVVGKAIPDVGQLPEPIHAGSLTKIIIPQDTYEERLLRFRFALIGRVNFRFISLDNIRKEAEKSWNLKGNVKMAPMGKGYILFQFDTEANMASMWRTSLTKVRGQIIRFQPWRPDFDVHTNNPSTKLMWIRFPDLPLKYWHERILLTMAKAVGRPVALDKHTRSAAMGTYACAQVEIEIGAKRLEDFRS; translated from the coding sequence ATGAATAGCAAGGGTTTTGTGAGAGATGAGATGGAGGGGCGGCCACCTGACCGTGGAAAGCAACCTCTGATTACTGAGTATCTCCGACCTAGAACTACACTAGTGCCGGTTGGAGTAGGAGAGGGTCGGCCTAAGGAGATCAATGGAGGACATAAGGAGAGGATTTCTGATGATCTAAGTAACCATAGACCTGCTGAGAAGAGGTCCTACTCTACGGTGGTAGGGAAGGCGATTCCAGATGTTGGGCAACTTCCTGAGCCGATCCATGCTGGATCGCTCACAAAAATAATTATTCCCCAAGACACGTACGAGGAGAGGCTCCTGAGGTTTAGATTCGCTCTGATTGGAAGGGTTAATTTTAGATTCATCTCTCTGGATAATATTAGAAAAGAGGCTGAGAAATCATGGAATCTCAAAGGCAATGTCAAAATGGCACCCATGGGGAAGGGGTACATCCTGTTTCAATTCGACACTGAGGCGAATATGGCATCAATGTGGAGGACGAGTTTGACGAAGGTCAGAGGACAGATTATTAGATTTCAACCATGGAGGCCTGATTTTGATGTCCATACCAATAACCCCTCTACCAAACTCATGTGGATTAGGTTTCCGGACCTACCCCTTAAGTATTGGCATGAGAGGATTCTTCTAACCATGGCTAAGGCGGTAGGAAGGCCGGTAGCTTTGGATAAGCACACACGTTCAGCCGCGATGGGCACTTATGCATGTGCTCAAGTTGAGATCGAGATTGGTGCTAAACGCCTTGAAGATTTCAGGTCGTGA